The Priestia koreensis genomic interval CATCCTTCGTATAAAAATCGTGGCCGTTCGGGCTATAGTAGACAACGCCTTCTTTTAATGCTGACGGAACCGCTCCATACTCAATTCTGTGTGAAATACCTGCTCCCGACGTATATGTATAATGGTACAGAACACCGTTTTCTGCTTTATAATAATTAAGCTTTACTTTGTCAGCTGTCGTAAGCTGTAATTCAGAGCGTTTTGCATATCCTACTGCACCGTTTACTTCTACTTTTACAACCGCATCATTGCCCTTCACTAACTCATACGAAAGTTCTGTCTTATCCGCTACGCTTGTCAAAAACACGGATGCATTCGTATTTTCGTCTTTATAAATTTTAAGAGCTTGTCCAGAAGTGTTGGCATAAGCAATCCCGCTTTCTGCTGGTGCTTCTGGTGTTTGATGTTCAATGAGATTTAGCATACGTGAAACGAACGCAGCTGATTGGGCACGCGTTGCGAGTTCTTTCGGCGAAAATGCATAGGTACCGTCTCCATTTGAATTACCACGGATAATCCCATACGCCGCAACCTGCAAAATAGATGGACGAAATGCCTCTCTTACCTGTCCCATATCTGAAAAGGCAAACGCTGTTTTTGCTTCAGAAACTCCCTTGAAATCCAGCGCTTTTTTCACCATATAAGCGGCTTGCTCACGCGTAATGTCCTTATTCGGTTCAAACGTCGTCGCTGTATAACCACTTGCTATACCTGAACTATAGGCGCTGTAGATATCTTTTGCTAACGCTGAGTTCTGTGGAACATCAGAGAAATTCCCTTCACCTTTAGGTAGATCAAGCGCACGTGCAATAAACGCGACAAACTGTCCTCTTGTCACATGCTCTGAAAGCTTATAATCTCCGTTAACTCCTTTTAAAATTCCTCTGTTAATTAAGTCCTGCACTTCCATTTGAAGCGCACTTGTTGCGCTCACAACTGTGGAGGCTTGTACATCCTTTATGACAGGTGCACCGCTTAACAGCATAGCGCCAATAGCCACACTACTTGCTATCTTCTTCATTTGTTCTCCCCCTTTTACTACTGTTACCTTGCCTTTGCTTACAAACCATTTTCATAAAAGCTCTTCTATTCCACCTGCATGCTCAGGATTATGATTTTCCATGGTCATAGAACAGCTCTTACGATGAAACATCTATTATTATACTATTCTTCCAATTGATAATTCTCTTTTTATGGTAATTTTGTCGAAATCTTTGTCGAAAGGGTCTGTCCCCCACCCCACTAATGAACGAAAGTATTCATATAAAAAAGAACAGCCCTTATTAAAGAGCCGTTCTTTCTCATCTCATATTCTTAGTAGTTTTTCGGTACATACGTCATTTCTTGAATGTTATCTGCTCTCGTATAAGCACTGTTATAACGAATGTCATCAGATACAATGTTATACCAGCTATATCCGTCAGGCTGTGAGGAGTTTCCAAGAATAATGAAAGGCGTTCCTAAATCAGGGTATTTATAGAGGAAGTTTGAATCCACCGTTGCCCCTTCACGGACATACACGCCTGATTTAACCGTTAGCCCAATGTTATACACGCCGTAATCTTTTCCGCCTAAAAAGCGATCCGCGCGGTACATATGCCCAGATACTTTTTGACCCCAGAACGGATCAGAGGCATACATCACGTTAAACCCAACTGACTTATTGCCAGATACCGATCCATTGAAATATTTGTTCGCTGGATCTGCATAGCGATTGTTCATATATTCTCTGGCATACGTGTTAATGCAATCTTCATACGTTTTAAATGCTTTTGCATCCCCGCTTGGATCGCGATCCGTTGCATTAATTCCGTAAATGTTCTTTTTCTCATCCGCAATTTGACTTACACCGTTCGGACGAGTTAGATTTGTGCTTTCCGTTAAAGCATGTGCCATTAGGTAAAGGGCATTGACGTTGTAAGATGCTTCGGCCTTTTTAAAGTACTCCCCTAACGTACCAATTGTGTTTACTCCCGATTTGGCTGGGAAATTCTTTTGAACATAGTTATTTAATTCTTCCGCCGTATAGTTTGTTTTACTGCGAATTGGCAGGTAGTTAAAATATTGATAGAAGTTGCCGATAAATGTACCTGCTTCATCGTAAAATGAATAGCCGTTTGGACTATAGTATTTCTTTCCGGACTCTAGCTGTGCCGGTGCAGGGCCGTATTCGTAGCCTACATAGGTGTCGGTTGTAACGTTATAAAGGCGATGCACAAGCTTACCGCCTGAAGCCTGGTAATATGATTTTGCAATGGCGTCTTTTTGATCGACTAGCTGGACTTGAGTAGCACTCACGTAGCCTACCACATCATTAATAGCTACTTGCACATAACCTGCTCCAGAGGATAAATAGCGCATCTCTGTATCAGCACTCACGTACGTAATATAGTCACCGCTTAAAACCGAGGTTGGATAGATTTTTAGGACGTGATCAGCTGTCGTCGGTTTTGCGTATGCAAGACCTAAGCTCGAAAGTTTTGGTACTTCTTGTGCTTCGACGAGCTTCAGCATTCTTGAGATGAAGGCAGCTGCTTCAGCACGCGTTGCTTGTTTGGTTGGGGAAAAGGCGTACGTCCCGTCAGGATTAGCATTTCCTTTAATAATTCCATAACCTGCAACCTGTAAAATAGAGGCTTGGAAGGACGGACTGGCCGTTGTTAAATCTGAAAAAGAAGCAGGTGTTGAAGGTGCGGTTACTTGCTTATAATCAAGTGCTTTTTTAATGATTGCAGCGGCCTGCTCACGAGTAATTGGCTCACTTGGATGGAACAAGCCATCCTTATAACCACTCACA includes:
- a CDS encoding S-layer homology domain-containing protein — its product is MKKIASSVAIGAMLLSGAPVIKDVQASTVVSATSALQMEVQDLINRGILKGVNGDYKLSEHVTRGQFVAFIARALDLPKGEGNFSDVPQNSALAKDIYSAYSSGIASGYTATTFEPNKDITREQAAYMVKKALDFKGVSEAKTAFAFSDMGQVREAFRPSILQVAAYGIIRGNSNGDGTYAFSPKELATRAQSAAFVSRMLNLIEHQTPEAPAESGIAYANTSGQALKIYKDENTNASVFLTSVADKTELSYELVKGNDAVVKVEVNGAVGYAKRSELQLTTADKVKLNYYKAENGVLYHYTYTSGAGISHRIEYGAVPSALKEGVVYYSPNGHDFYTKDGKAVTTSYQYFNQLSVRTTSAYTAEELNSYVKKYMDPSNPLANLGAAFKEAEANYHINALYLLSHAIHESTASGSKAMNATALQKKNLFGIGAFDGEAEKGMHTFATFEDGIQYYTALLNGSYLSYKPGNNFFAGAQPGNKAVGLNAHYATDPFWGEKIAGWMFEVDSALGKKDFGRYQIGVTKEPGANFRVAPTTSQSIAYEYQTVGTPFTVIGKTTAPDAGGHYWHEIQSDVIGVEKVYLRDDIGVVVPYAGMK
- a CDS encoding S-layer homology domain-containing protein, with product MKKLVSSLLIGAILVGGTPLMTAQAADDGITGIALENEVRDLIARGILQGTNGDYKLNAIVTRGEFAAFISRALKLPDGTGNFADVPASVALAKGIYSAYSAGLVSGYKDGLFHPSEPITREQAAAIIKKALDYKQVTAPSTPASFSDLTTASPSFQASILQVAGYGIIKGNANPDGTYAFSPTKQATRAEAAAFISRMLKLVEAQEVPKLSSLGLAYAKPTTADHVLKIYPTSVLSGDYITYVSADTEMRYLSSGAGYVQVAINDVVGYVSATQVQLVDQKDAIAKSYYQASGGKLVHRLYNVTTDTYVGYEYGPAPAQLESGKKYYSPNGYSFYDEAGTFIGNFYQYFNYLPIRSKTNYTAEELNNYVQKNFPAKSGVNTIGTLGEYFKKAEASYNVNALYLMAHALTESTNLTRPNGVSQIADEKKNIYGINATDRDPSGDAKAFKTYEDCINTYAREYMNNRYADPANKYFNGSVSGNKSVGFNVMYASDPFWGQKVSGHMYRADRFLGGKDYGVYNIGLTVKSGVYVREGATVDSNFLYKYPDLGTPFIILGNSSQPDGYSWYNIVSDDIRYNSAYTRADNIQEMTYVPKNY